Proteins encoded by one window of Triplophysa rosa linkage group LG19, Trosa_1v2, whole genome shotgun sequence:
- the LOC130569723 gene encoding PDZ and LIM domain protein 4-like, translating into MSHTVTLSGSSPWGFRLVGGRDFNTPLIISRITPGSKAAANDLSPGDVIRAINGDSTETMTHMEAQNRIKACREELTLNISRYIQNTATHHTLHCEETMTSRVM; encoded by the exons ATGTCTCACACAGTGACTCTCAGCGGTTCTTCTCCGTGGGGTTTTCGTCTGGTGGGTGGACGGGACTTCAACACACCGCTCATCATTTCTCGA ATAACGCCTGGCAGTAAAGCGGCGGCGAACGATCTGAGTCCTGGAGACGTGATCCGGGCCATCAATGGAGACAGCACTGAGACCATGACACACATGGAGGCACAGAACCGAATTAAAGCCTGCAGAGAAGAGCTCACACTGAACATCAGCAGGTACATCCAGAACACAGCAACACATCATACACTACACTGTGAAGAGACCATGACATCACGCGTCATGTAG